Proteins found in one Carassius auratus strain Wakin chromosome 42, ASM336829v1, whole genome shotgun sequence genomic segment:
- the LOC113060712 gene encoding collagen alpha-1(X) chain-like isoform X1, which produces MELRVASILLLLVALTAAHGDRYVVKKVAKAPKYQPYSVKSHVVSVAGEPGIPGEPGQPGPPGPPGERGEDGEGLPGPQGPPGPPGPAGYSAPGKPGTPGGPGKPGATGAPGHKGDSGAPGPQGPRGMPGPAGSPGPAGISATGKAGPAGLPGAMGPRGEPGLKGYPGIPGAPGQKGERGYGVQGAPGERGPAGSVGAPGKPGEPGVGRPGRSGLPGEPGKSGSPGRDGEPGRVGPQGPKGQTGAPGIGMPGKPGENGAPGMHGSAGPKGPQGPTGATGAPGVPGYGKPGEPGAKGERGVAGSPGTTGQKGEPGAKGQTGYTGATGPMGPAGPQGARGFPGERGATGDKGGQGPMGPQGLKGHKGEQGPQGIEGKQGYTGATGQPGPRGATGAPGNKGDAGQTGAPGTPGTPGPAGSKGLPGYPGAAGEKGEAGAPGARGPVGPAGPSGPSGQKGHPGLPGSPGPAGLSAKGIPGPQGPPGLPGSDGPAGLPGPVGPPGPPGPPGEVMFEKAHSETAFPLLVKSPVSAFTVATVTPYPPTGTPIKFDQIVYNAEQHYDSETGLFTCQIPGIYYFTYSMHVNGANALVALYKNGDPIMFTYDEYNKGFVDQMSGSSVLQLNEQDTVYIQIPDDEANGVFAADNVHCSFSGFLIAST; this is translated from the exons ATGGAACTAAGAGTAGCAAGCATTCTTCTTCTCCTGGTTGCCTTGACGGCTGCCCATGGTGACAGATATGTTGTCAAGAAGGTGGCGAAGGCCCCCAAGTACCAGCCTTACTCAGTGAAAAGCCATG TGGTATCTGTAGCAGGAGAACCAGGCATCCCTGGAGAGCCAGGCCAACCTGGACCTCCTGGCCCCCCTGGAGAGCGAGGAGAAGATGGTGAAGGACTGCCAGGGCCACAGGGACCCCCTGGACCACCTGGTCCTGCTGGTTACTCAGCACCTGGAAAACCTGGTACTCCAGGTGGACCCGGCAAACCTGGAGCCACAGGTGCACCTGGACATAAAGGAGACTCTGGTGCACCCGGTCCTCAAGGCCCCAGAGGCATGCCTGGTCCTGCTGGTAGCCCTGGACCAGCAGGCATTTCTGCAACTGGCAAAGCTGGACCAGCAGGCCTGCCAGGAGCAATGGGACCCCGCGGTGAGCCAGGTCTTAAAGGATATCCAGGCATTCCTGGTGCACCAGGACAAAAAGGAGAAAGGGGTTATGGGGTTCAGGGGGCACCAGGTGAGAGAGGTCCAGCAGGATCAGTGGGTGCTCCTGGAAAGCCTGGTGAGCCTGGTGTTGGAAGACCTGGCAGATCTGGACTTCCTGGTGAACCAGGTAAATCAGGCTCACCTGGCCGTGATGGGGAACCTGGACGCGTGGGTCCACAAGGTCCAAAAGGTCAAACGGGTGCTCCTGGAATTGGAATGCCCGGCAAGCCAGGCGAGAATGGTGCCCCAGGTATGCATGGCTCTGCTGGCCCCAAAGGACCACAAGGCCCAACTGGTGCTACTGGTGCTCCTGGCGTTCCAGGTTATGGCAAACCAGGTGAACCTGGTGCAAAAGGTGAGAGGGGAGTAGCTGGTAGCCCAGGTACAACAGGTCAGAAAGGTGAGCCAGGTGCTAAAGGGCAAACTGGATACACAGGTGCTACTGGTCCCATGGGTCCAGCTGGTCCTCAAGGGGCAAGAGGTTTCCCAGGTGAAAGGGGAGCAACAGGTGATAAGGGTGGTCAAGGTCCAATGGGACCTCAAGGGCTGAAGGGGCACAAGGGAGAGCAGGGACCCCAAGGCATTGAAGGCAAGCAGGGTTATACAGGGGCAACAGGCCAACCTGGTCCAAGGGGAGCTACAGGTGCTCCTGGTAACAAAGGAGATGCTGGCCAAACAGGCGCTCCTGGTACCCCAGGAACACCTGGACCTGCTGGATCAAAAGGTCTTCCAGGATATCCTGGAGCAGCAGGTGAAAAAGGAGAGGCAGGAGCTCCTGGAGCAAGAGGCCCTGTTGGTCCAGCAGGTCCTTCAGGCCCAAGTGGCCAAAAAGGTCACCCAGGTCTTCCTGGATCACCTGGCCCTGCTGGTTTGTCTGCCAAGGGAATTCCTGGGCCTCAGGGTCCACCTGGACTTCCTGGATCTGATGGACCTGCTGGACTTCCAGGTCCTGTTGGACCTCCTGGCCCTCCTGGTCCTCCTGGTGAGGTCATGTTTGAGAAGGCCCATAGTGAAACTGCATTCCCACTTCTTGTCAAAAGTCCTGTGTCTGCATTCACTGTTGCAACTGTGACACCTTATCCCCCGACTGGTAccccaattaagtttgatcagaTTGTGTACAATGCAGAGCAGCATTATGATTCCGAGACAGGTCTGTTCACCTGCCAGATTCCAGGAATTTATTACTTCACCTATAGCATGCATGTGAATGGTGCTAATGCTTTAGTTGCACTTTATAAAAATGGTGATCCAATCATGTTCACCTATGATGAGTACAACAAGGGATTTGTGGACCAGATGTCTGGTAGTTCAGTCCTTCAGCTCAATGAGCAGGACACTGTTTATATCCAGATCCCTGATGATGAGGCTAATGGTGTTTTTGCCGCTGATAATGTCCATTGCTCTTTCTCTGGGTTCCTGATTGCCTCTACGTGA
- the LOC113060712 gene encoding collagen alpha-1(X) chain-like isoform X2, which translates to MELRVASILLLLVALTAAHGDRYVVKKVAKAPKYQPYSVKSHVVSVAGEPGIPGEPGQPGPPGPPGERGEDGEGLPGPQGPPGPPGPAGYSAPGKPGTPGGPGKPGATGAPGHKGDSGAPGPQGPRGMPGPAGSPGPAGISATGKAGPAGLPGAMGPRGEPGLKGYPGIPGAPGQKGERGYGVQGAPGERGPAGSVGAPGKPGEPGVGRPGRSGLPGEPGKSGSPGRDGEPGRVGPQGPKGQTGAPGIGMPGKPGENGAPGMHGSAGPKGPQGPTGATGAPGVPGYGKPGEPGAKGERGVAGSPGTTGQKGEPGAKGQTGYTGATGPMGPAGPQGARGFPGERGATGDKGGQGPMGPQGLKGHKGEQGPQGIEGKQGYTGATGQPGPRGATGAPGNKGDAGQTGAPGTPGTPGPAGSKGLPGYPGAAGPSGPSGQKGHPGLPGSPGPAGLSAKGIPGPQGPPGLPGSDGPAGLPGPVGPPGPPGPPGEVMFEKAHSETAFPLLVKSPVSAFTVATVTPYPPTGTPIKFDQIVYNAEQHYDSETGLFTCQIPGIYYFTYSMHVNGANALVALYKNGDPIMFTYDEYNKGFVDQMSGSSVLQLNEQDTVYIQIPDDEANGVFAADNVHCSFSGFLIAST; encoded by the exons ATGGAACTAAGAGTAGCAAGCATTCTTCTTCTCCTGGTTGCCTTGACGGCTGCCCATGGTGACAGATATGTTGTCAAGAAGGTGGCGAAGGCCCCCAAGTACCAGCCTTACTCAGTGAAAAGCCATG TGGTATCTGTAGCAGGAGAACCAGGCATCCCTGGAGAGCCAGGCCAACCTGGACCTCCTGGCCCCCCTGGAGAGCGAGGAGAAGATGGTGAAGGACTGCCAGGGCCACAGGGACCCCCTGGACCACCTGGTCCTGCTGGTTACTCAGCACCTGGAAAACCTGGTACTCCAGGTGGACCCGGCAAACCTGGAGCCACAGGTGCACCTGGACATAAAGGAGACTCTGGTGCACCCGGTCCTCAAGGCCCCAGAGGCATGCCTGGTCCTGCTGGTAGCCCTGGACCAGCAGGCATTTCTGCAACTGGCAAAGCTGGACCAGCAGGCCTGCCAGGAGCAATGGGACCCCGCGGTGAGCCAGGTCTTAAAGGATATCCAGGCATTCCTGGTGCACCAGGACAAAAAGGAGAAAGGGGTTATGGGGTTCAGGGGGCACCAGGTGAGAGAGGTCCAGCAGGATCAGTGGGTGCTCCTGGAAAGCCTGGTGAGCCTGGTGTTGGAAGACCTGGCAGATCTGGACTTCCTGGTGAACCAGGTAAATCAGGCTCACCTGGCCGTGATGGGGAACCTGGACGCGTGGGTCCACAAGGTCCAAAAGGTCAAACGGGTGCTCCTGGAATTGGAATGCCCGGCAAGCCAGGCGAGAATGGTGCCCCAGGTATGCATGGCTCTGCTGGCCCCAAAGGACCACAAGGCCCAACTGGTGCTACTGGTGCTCCTGGCGTTCCAGGTTATGGCAAACCAGGTGAACCTGGTGCAAAAGGTGAGAGGGGAGTAGCTGGTAGCCCAGGTACAACAGGTCAGAAAGGTGAGCCAGGTGCTAAAGGGCAAACTGGATACACAGGTGCTACTGGTCCCATGGGTCCAGCTGGTCCTCAAGGGGCAAGAGGTTTCCCAGGTGAAAGGGGAGCAACAGGTGATAAGGGTGGTCAAGGTCCAATGGGACCTCAAGGGCTGAAGGGGCACAAGGGAGAGCAGGGACCCCAAGGCATTGAAGGCAAGCAGGGTTATACAGGGGCAACAGGCCAACCTGGTCCAAGGGGAGCTACAGGTGCTCCTGGTAACAAAGGAGATGCTGGCCAAACAGGCGCTCCTGGTACCCCAGGAACACCTGGACCTGCTGGATCAAAAGGTCTTCCAGGATATCCTGGAGCAGCAG GTCCTTCAGGCCCAAGTGGCCAAAAAGGTCACCCAGGTCTTCCTGGATCACCTGGCCCTGCTGGTTTGTCTGCCAAGGGAATTCCTGGGCCTCAGGGTCCACCTGGACTTCCTGGATCTGATGGACCTGCTGGACTTCCAGGTCCTGTTGGACCTCCTGGCCCTCCTGGTCCTCCTGGTGAGGTCATGTTTGAGAAGGCCCATAGTGAAACTGCATTCCCACTTCTTGTCAAAAGTCCTGTGTCTGCATTCACTGTTGCAACTGTGACACCTTATCCCCCGACTGGTAccccaattaagtttgatcagaTTGTGTACAATGCAGAGCAGCATTATGATTCCGAGACAGGTCTGTTCACCTGCCAGATTCCAGGAATTTATTACTTCACCTATAGCATGCATGTGAATGGTGCTAATGCTTTAGTTGCACTTTATAAAAATGGTGATCCAATCATGTTCACCTATGATGAGTACAACAAGGGATTTGTGGACCAGATGTCTGGTAGTTCAGTCCTTCAGCTCAATGAGCAGGACACTGTTTATATCCAGATCCCTGATGATGAGGCTAATGGTGTTTTTGCCGCTGATAATGTCCATTGCTCTTTCTCTGGGTTCCTGATTGCCTCTACGTGA